One Acaryochloris thomasi RCC1774 DNA window includes the following coding sequences:
- a CDS encoding alpha/beta hydrolase — translation MDHHEGTFLGAGDLPLYYQSWHPFDLRAVVVAVHGLGAHSDRHTNLVKALMPQGYAVYAFDLRGHGRSPGQRAYINSWSEFRQDLDCFLKLVAEEQAATPCFLWGHSLGAMIVLDYVLQMPNELQGVIASALPIENSLPRLQRALGQVLSIIWPRFSLKSGLDPCLGSRDQAVMKTLLDDPLRHYQGTARMVTEFAKTADGLLEHASDLRTPLLMMHGGCDRIALPEGSQKFFERVTFTNKERYFYPESYHDLYIDLNYPEILADLIEWLERQLTPVAS, via the coding sequence ATGGATCACCACGAAGGAACCTTTTTAGGGGCTGGAGACCTCCCCCTTTACTATCAATCCTGGCACCCCTTTGATCTGCGCGCCGTTGTGGTGGCTGTTCACGGCCTCGGTGCCCATAGCGATCGCCATACCAATCTTGTGAAGGCTTTGATGCCGCAGGGCTATGCTGTCTATGCCTTTGATCTGCGAGGACATGGACGCTCACCAGGACAGCGGGCCTACATTAACTCCTGGTCAGAATTTCGCCAAGATTTAGATTGCTTTCTCAAGTTAGTGGCTGAAGAACAGGCTGCAACGCCGTGCTTTTTATGGGGGCATAGCCTGGGAGCGATGATCGTCTTGGACTATGTTTTGCAGATGCCAAACGAACTCCAGGGCGTGATTGCCAGCGCCCTGCCGATTGAGAACTCACTCCCACGGCTCCAGAGAGCTTTGGGACAAGTTTTGTCGATCATCTGGCCTCGATTTAGCCTCAAGTCAGGCTTAGATCCCTGTCTCGGTAGCCGTGATCAGGCGGTCATGAAGACCTTGCTGGACGATCCGCTGCGGCACTATCAGGGGACGGCGCGTATGGTGACGGAATTTGCCAAAACGGCGGATGGCTTGCTAGAGCATGCCAGTGATTTACGGACGCCGCTGTTGATGATGCATGGAGGGTGCGATCGCATCGCCCTTCCTGAAGGCAGCCAAAAATTTTTTGAACGGGTCACGTTTACCAACAAAGAGCGGTATTTCTATCCAGAGTCATACCACGATCTCTATATCGACCTGAACTACCCAGAAATTCTGGCCGACTTGATTGAATGGCTAGAACGACAGCTCACCCCCGTTGCCTCTTAA
- a CDS encoding LysR family transcriptional regulator, with amino-acid sequence MQPTLHQLKVFETAARHQSFTRAAEELFLTQPTVSIQMKQLAQTIGLPLFEKLGKQLFLTEAGQELLGTCQDIFERLDQYEMLVADLQGMAKGRLRLAAVTTTKYFVPRLLGPFCQEYPGIDVSLKVTNHRQLEERIANNQDDLYILSQPPEQLNLHVQPFLENPLVVFSPANHPLAHKKGLSIQCLNDEPFITREAGSGTRKAVQELFGEHKVSVKTRLELSSNEAIKQAVAGGLGISVLSRHTLHSGDDKELSILDVEHFPIQRQWYVCYFMGKQLSVVARTFLEHLLKVSEQLAVLYKSGT; translated from the coding sequence ATGCAACCCACACTTCACCAGCTCAAAGTTTTTGAAACAGCAGCCCGCCATCAAAGCTTTACCCGTGCTGCGGAAGAACTGTTCCTCACCCAGCCCACGGTCTCAATTCAGATGAAGCAGTTGGCCCAGACGATAGGGCTACCCCTGTTTGAGAAGCTGGGGAAACAGCTCTTTTTAACGGAAGCGGGACAAGAGCTATTAGGCACCTGCCAAGATATTTTTGAACGGCTCGATCAGTACGAGATGCTCGTGGCCGATTTGCAGGGGATGGCGAAGGGCAGACTGCGGTTGGCGGCAGTCACCACCACCAAATACTTTGTGCCGCGCCTCTTGGGGCCTTTTTGCCAAGAATATCCCGGCATCGATGTCTCCCTTAAGGTTACGAACCACCGGCAACTTGAAGAGCGCATTGCCAATAACCAGGACGATCTCTACATTTTAAGCCAGCCGCCGGAGCAGCTTAATTTACACGTACAGCCTTTTTTAGAGAATCCTTTAGTGGTTTTTTCCCCTGCGAATCATCCGCTAGCGCATAAAAAAGGGCTGTCCATTCAGTGTCTAAATGATGAACCCTTCATCACCAGAGAGGCAGGATCAGGAACTCGGAAAGCTGTTCAGGAGCTGTTTGGTGAACACAAGGTCTCCGTCAAGACTCGCCTGGAGTTAAGCAGCAACGAAGCCATTAAACAGGCGGTTGCGGGTGGTCTTGGTATTTCGGTCCTCTCCCGCCATACGCTGCACTCAGGTGATGATAAGGAGCTATCTATTTTAGATGTTGAACATTTTCCGATTCAGCGCCAGTGGTATGTCTGCTACTTCATGGGCAAACAGCTTTCGGTGGTGGCAAGAACGTTCTTAGAGCATCTACTTAAAGTTAGTGAACAACTGGCTGTTCTCTACAAAAGTGGGACATAG
- a CDS encoding fasciclin domain-containing protein produces MADIVETAIASPNFKTLVAAVSAAGLVETLQSPGPFTVFAPVDSAFEKLPPGTIQTLLQNLPQLGRILTYHVVSGTYSQEDLQDLGELTSVEGSPLPIHISDGFEVKNATVIAPDIEVDNGIIHCIDTVLLMG; encoded by the coding sequence ATGGCAGATATTGTCGAAACTGCGATCGCATCTCCCAACTTCAAAACCCTCGTTGCCGCCGTCAGCGCAGCGGGCCTAGTGGAAACCCTGCAAAGCCCAGGCCCCTTCACTGTCTTTGCTCCTGTAGACAGCGCATTTGAAAAGCTACCGCCTGGAACTATTCAAACCCTACTGCAGAACCTACCGCAACTGGGCCGCATCCTCACCTACCACGTTGTTTCTGGCACTTATAGCCAGGAAGATCTGCAAGATCTCGGTGAACTGACCTCTGTAGAAGGTTCGCCACTCCCCATCCATATTTCAGATGGATTTGAGGTTAAAAATGCCACCGTCATTGCCCCTGATATTGAAGTAGACAACGGCATCATCCACTGCATTGATACTGTTTTGCTGATGGGCTGA
- a CDS encoding NAD(P)H-quinone oxidoreductase subunit F: MSQALESVQQASLSTVYWIPIYTLLSGMASVFWSPAGFRRTGPRPAGYINIVTAGVGFVHSLLALTAIWGEPAQEISVNWLTVSDLQLILPLEYSSQTIGAISTITGLNILAQLYAVGYLEMDWGWARFYASISLFEAGMCALALFNSLFFSYVILEILTLGTYLLVGIWFNQSLVVTGARDAFLTKRVGDLILLMAVVALWPLAGTWHYGDLATWADQASVAPLTLTLLGLALMSGPLGKCAQFPLHLWLDEAMEGPLPASILRNAVVVGTGAWVLIKVQPVLALSPVASAAVVWVGATTAVGATLVAIAQIDLKRALSYSVSAYMGLVFIAVGTGHTDTALLLMFTYAVSMALLVMSTGTIIWSNITQDVTQMGGVWARRPISGLAFLVGAAGLVGLPPLGGFWALLRLLTDLWTDHPLLVGVVLLVNALTTLSLARLFGLVFMGQPHAMMARSPEVLWPMVVPMTVLSGVVLHVPMILNQASALPDWAMLEKPFVLLLLWSCLLGGGIGGVLYIGKLTPRPIRLFWPQLQKAFANDLYTAEIYRGTIILAVNQVSRLVNWFDRIFVDGAVNGVGLATLFGGQTLKYNNTGAGQFYLLSIVIGVTLLILALAYPLLS, translated from the coding sequence ATGTCCCAAGCATTGGAGTCGGTTCAGCAAGCGAGTCTCAGTACGGTCTACTGGATTCCGATCTATACGCTGCTGAGCGGGATGGCGTCGGTTTTTTGGTCTCCGGCAGGGTTTCGGCGAACGGGGCCGCGTCCGGCGGGATATATCAATATCGTGACGGCAGGTGTGGGCTTTGTTCATAGTTTGCTGGCGTTGACCGCCATTTGGGGAGAACCCGCCCAGGAGATTTCGGTAAACTGGCTGACGGTGTCTGATCTGCAGCTTATTTTGCCGCTGGAGTATTCCAGTCAGACGATAGGCGCGATCTCAACCATAACGGGTCTCAATATCTTGGCGCAGCTCTATGCCGTTGGCTATCTAGAGATGGACTGGGGATGGGCTAGATTCTACGCTTCCATCAGCCTGTTTGAAGCTGGGATGTGCGCTTTGGCGCTCTTCAACTCACTGTTTTTTAGCTACGTCATTCTCGAGATTTTGACGTTGGGCACCTATCTACTGGTGGGCATCTGGTTTAATCAGTCGCTGGTGGTCACAGGCGCAAGAGATGCTTTCTTGACCAAGCGGGTGGGTGACCTGATTCTGCTGATGGCGGTGGTGGCGCTCTGGCCGCTGGCCGGTACTTGGCACTATGGAGATCTTGCGACCTGGGCCGATCAGGCTTCCGTCGCGCCATTGACTTTAACGCTGCTGGGACTGGCGTTGATGTCAGGACCGCTGGGCAAATGCGCGCAGTTCCCGCTGCATCTGTGGCTTGATGAAGCGATGGAGGGGCCGCTCCCCGCCAGTATTTTGCGGAATGCGGTGGTGGTTGGTACTGGAGCCTGGGTCTTGATTAAGGTGCAGCCGGTTTTGGCGCTGTCGCCTGTTGCCTCTGCCGCAGTGGTATGGGTGGGGGCAACGACGGCTGTTGGGGCTACCTTGGTTGCGATCGCACAGATTGATCTCAAGCGCGCCCTCTCCTACAGCGTCAGCGCTTACATGGGCCTTGTCTTTATCGCAGTGGGAACTGGGCATACCGATACAGCCCTGCTGCTGATGTTTACTTACGCCGTTTCGATGGCGCTGCTGGTCATGAGCACCGGCACGATTATCTGGAGCAATATTACCCAAGACGTGACTCAAATGGGTGGCGTTTGGGCGCGACGACCGATCTCTGGCCTTGCGTTTTTAGTGGGGGCTGCGGGTCTAGTGGGGCTACCACCTCTGGGTGGCTTTTGGGCTTTGCTCAGGCTTCTGACTGATTTATGGACTGATCATCCGCTATTGGTGGGCGTGGTGCTGTTGGTGAACGCCTTGACAACGCTGAGTTTGGCTCGTTTGTTTGGCTTGGTATTCATGGGGCAGCCCCATGCAATGATGGCGCGATCTCCTGAGGTTTTGTGGCCGATGGTGGTGCCGATGACGGTTTTATCAGGCGTGGTTCTTCATGTGCCGATGATCTTAAATCAGGCGTCAGCGCTGCCCGACTGGGCAATGCTAGAAAAGCCTTTTGTTCTTTTGCTGCTCTGGTCCTGTCTATTGGGCGGCGGCATCGGTGGTGTTTTATACATCGGTAAGCTGACGCCTCGCCCCATTCGCTTATTTTGGCCGCAGCTCCAGAAGGCGTTTGCTAATGATTTATACACCGCTGAGATTTATCGCGGCACCATTATCTTGGCTGTGAATCAGGTCTCGCGTCTGGTGAACTGGTTTGACCGCATCTTCGTTGATGGAGCCGTTAACGGCGTGGGACTGGCGACGCTTTTTGGGGGACAGACTTTGAAGTACAACAACACTGGAGCGGGACAGTTTTACTTGCTGTCGATTGTAATTGGCGTCACTCTTTTGATTCTGGCGTTGGCCTATCCACTGCTGTCGTAG
- a CDS encoding NADH-quinone oxidoreductase subunit M: MTLSTLLLIPLAGALLIIAWPQAQHIKQLALWIAGLLLVWTVYVLSQFQTAVSGLQLTTVLAWLPDLGLNYSLAVDGLSLPLLMLSSVLTWIAIYSSPAELERPKLYYSLIFIVNIGVAGSLLAQNLLLFFLFYELELIPFYLLVSIWGGEQKSYAATKFLLYTALSGILILLGFLGLTWLSGSTSFEYIDLDTTTIPRNLQLVLLTILLVGFGIKTPLVPLHTWQPDVYVEASPPIAILLGGVLAKLGTYGLIRFCLQLFPEAWDLVAPGLAAIGTFSVMYGALSAIAQSDVKRMVAYSSIGHMGYILVAAAAGNTLSLTGAIAQMVSHGLILALLFHLLGLVETKVGTRDLNKLNGLMNPVRGLPMVSALLVVAGMASAGIPGLVGFIAEYMVFQGSFARFPIPTLLCIIASGLTAVYFVILINRTCFGRLDSQTAYYPKVTVPERAPALILTVMILILGLQPMWLTRWSENTADAIVAAVPQVGVVAEIPSRGLDSRGSVVDAQSIALATSAHAIQLEDSRSIALSPPSPPILGGE; encoded by the coding sequence ATGACGCTAAGCACTCTACTTCTAATTCCCTTGGCTGGTGCATTGCTGATTATTGCTTGGCCTCAGGCTCAGCACATTAAGCAGCTTGCCCTGTGGATTGCGGGTCTGTTGTTGGTCTGGACCGTTTATGTCTTGAGCCAGTTTCAAACTGCTGTCTCAGGGCTGCAGCTCACAACTGTCTTGGCTTGGCTGCCTGATTTGGGTCTCAACTATTCGCTGGCGGTGGATGGGTTATCGCTGCCGCTGCTGATGTTGAGCAGTGTCCTCACCTGGATTGCGATCTATAGTAGCCCTGCGGAGCTAGAGCGTCCGAAGCTGTACTATTCGCTTATTTTTATCGTCAATATTGGCGTGGCTGGGTCTTTGCTGGCGCAGAACTTGCTGCTCTTCTTTTTGTTCTACGAGCTAGAGCTGATTCCCTTTTATCTGCTGGTATCAATCTGGGGCGGTGAGCAAAAATCATATGCAGCCACGAAGTTCCTTTTATACACGGCACTCTCCGGCATCCTGATCTTGCTGGGCTTTTTGGGCCTGACTTGGTTGAGCGGCAGCACTAGTTTTGAATACATCGATCTCGATACCACCACAATTCCGCGAAATCTGCAGCTAGTCTTGCTGACGATCTTGCTGGTGGGGTTCGGCATCAAGACGCCGCTTGTTCCTCTGCATACTTGGCAACCGGATGTGTATGTTGAAGCTTCCCCGCCTATTGCCATCTTGTTGGGGGGGGTGTTGGCGAAACTAGGAACTTACGGGCTGATTCGATTTTGTCTGCAGCTTTTCCCAGAAGCATGGGATTTGGTCGCTCCCGGCTTAGCCGCGATTGGAACGTTTAGCGTTATGTATGGGGCGTTAAGTGCGATCGCACAGTCCGACGTCAAGCGTATGGTGGCCTACAGTTCGATTGGGCACATGGGCTACATTCTGGTGGCGGCGGCGGCGGGCAACACCTTGAGCTTGACGGGTGCGATCGCACAAATGGTCAGCCACGGTTTAATTCTGGCCCTGTTGTTTCACCTCCTTGGCCTGGTGGAAACGAAAGTGGGCACCCGCGATTTGAACAAACTAAACGGTCTTATGAACCCCGTGCGAGGCTTACCGATGGTGAGTGCATTGCTAGTGGTCGCGGGCATGGCGAGTGCTGGAATTCCGGGACTCGTAGGCTTTATTGCTGAGTACATGGTCTTTCAAGGCAGCTTCGCGCGTTTCCCGATACCGACGCTGCTGTGCATTATTGCTTCGGGTTTGACGGCGGTATATTTCGTGATTTTGATTAATCGCACCTGCTTTGGTCGTTTGGATAGTCAAACGGCTTACTATCCTAAAGTGACAGTGCCAGAACGCGCCCCAGCATTGATTCTCACGGTCATGATCTTGATTTTGGGACTGCAGCCGATGTGGTTGACGCGCTGGAGCGAGAATACGGCAGATGCGATCGTTGCTGCGGTGCCGCAGGTGGGTGTTGTGGCTGAGATTCCTAGTCGTGGGTTGGACAGCAGAGGTTCGGTAGTGGATGCTCAGAGTATTGCGCTGGCGACCTCGGCTCATGCAATTCAATTAGAGGATTCTCGAAGTATTGCGCTTAGCCCCCCCAGCCCCCCAATTCTGGGGGGAGAATAG
- a CDS encoding D-cysteine desulfhydrase family protein — protein MNLPPRKTLGFFPTPLMPLPRLSQALGGPQIWIKRDDQSGLALGGNKTRKLEFLMAEALAQGCDTVITAGAAQSNHCRQTAAAAAALGLGCHLVLGGEAPAQPTGNLLLDQLFGATLHWSGASRKGEQIPALMEVLQQQGHTPYPVPYGGSNATGAVGFVAAAMELREQLRSLERGFDAIVFASSSGGTQAGLMVGQAVTDLQTQLIGIGIDKADAATSVAQISQLAKETAQSISLTHYQPQPITVNLDYLGDGYGVVSDRERAAISLVAQLEGILLDPVYTGRAMGGLLDLIDRQILKSGQTVLFWHTGGTPALFSSAGSLL, from the coding sequence ATGAACCTGCCCCCACGCAAAACCCTGGGCTTCTTCCCCACACCGTTGATGCCACTGCCCCGACTCTCACAGGCGCTCGGAGGACCGCAAATTTGGATCAAGCGCGACGACCAAAGCGGGCTAGCGCTGGGGGGCAACAAAACCCGAAAACTAGAATTTCTCATGGCTGAGGCGTTGGCCCAGGGTTGTGACACCGTGATTACGGCAGGAGCCGCTCAATCCAATCACTGTCGCCAAACAGCGGCAGCGGCGGCAGCTCTAGGGCTAGGCTGTCACTTAGTTCTAGGCGGCGAAGCCCCGGCACAGCCCACCGGAAATTTACTCCTCGATCAGCTCTTCGGCGCGACGCTGCACTGGAGCGGTGCATCGCGAAAAGGAGAACAAATTCCTGCATTAATGGAGGTGCTGCAGCAGCAGGGCCATACACCCTATCCGGTCCCCTACGGAGGGTCAAATGCAACCGGGGCTGTGGGCTTTGTCGCGGCGGCGATGGAATTACGCGAACAGTTGCGATCGCTGGAGCGAGGGTTTGACGCGATCGTATTTGCCTCTAGCTCTGGCGGCACGCAGGCGGGATTAATGGTGGGACAAGCCGTCACCGATTTGCAGACACAGCTAATCGGCATCGGCATTGATAAGGCAGATGCCGCCACATCGGTCGCTCAAATTTCTCAATTAGCAAAGGAGACCGCCCAAAGCATCAGCCTGACTCACTACCAGCCTCAACCCATCACCGTTAATCTGGATTATCTCGGTGATGGCTATGGCGTTGTCAGTGACCGGGAGCGAGCAGCGATCTCGCTAGTCGCTCAGTTAGAGGGCATCTTGCTCGATCCGGTCTACACGGGGCGAGCCATGGGCGGTCTTTTGGATCTCATTGACCGTCAAATTCTGAAGTCAGGACAGACGGTACTGTTTTGGCATACAGGGGGCACACCGGCCCTCTTTAGCAGCGCTGGGAGCCTGCTTTAG
- a CDS encoding CO2 hydration protein → MTQAASPPATLPPSNHEFAEVVHRLEAGGAMLPDSPANLMQIIGLYKAYAVPMDFYWRDLLYIAEHVFLEPLPFFKYFLPQSYLDLPNHYAGEGADLRVWRGEATAHPELLAFMESGETRKMPKLLHHLWHDRINMEFAESCMRAMLWHGRDMGMGQFDAFLDTDEYRANADQAIRAFFARNPVMLGLYKLFPEMFLEQCRQMSYYSNLGLFWEVMAPVFFEMSDLYDESKLTTVPEAMDFLVNGIFEIAGRPIYHHVYIRGECYEIIPKSKGFMWLYEAALPYVEAIFYRTSPFRGTKSYNAQVGQVPEQQKEFHYGILYADVFPVGTAGIPPTQLMQDMLHFLPDYLVDYYQQHCRGDDDTLIQLGISFQRSMYTVTSAVIQALRCALLYPLDDPNPKHLEANRAFFEAQMDRFKRSEARLRDIQTAQYR, encoded by the coding sequence ATGACTCAAGCCGCATCGCCACCCGCTACTCTGCCACCCTCAAACCATGAGTTTGCTGAGGTTGTCCATCGCCTTGAAGCAGGGGGCGCAATGCTGCCTGACTCTCCCGCGAACCTGATGCAGATTATCGGTCTCTACAAAGCCTATGCTGTGCCAATGGATTTCTATTGGCGCGATCTGCTCTACATTGCTGAGCACGTTTTTCTAGAACCGCTCCCCTTCTTCAAATACTTTCTGCCGCAGTCCTACCTCGATCTGCCCAACCACTATGCAGGGGAGGGGGCCGACCTTCGAGTCTGGCGTGGAGAAGCCACCGCCCATCCTGAGCTGCTGGCTTTCATGGAATCCGGCGAAACCCGGAAAATGCCGAAGCTGCTCCACCACCTCTGGCACGATCGCATCAATATGGAGTTCGCTGAGTCCTGTATGCGAGCGATGCTCTGGCACGGTCGAGATATGGGCATGGGTCAGTTCGATGCGTTTCTCGATACTGACGAATATCGAGCCAATGCGGACCAAGCGATTCGCGCTTTCTTCGCTCGCAACCCTGTTATGTTGGGCCTCTATAAGCTCTTCCCAGAGATGTTTTTAGAGCAGTGTCGGCAGATGTCGTACTACTCAAATTTGGGTCTGTTCTGGGAGGTGATGGCCCCAGTGTTCTTTGAGATGTCTGATTTATACGATGAAAGCAAACTCACCACCGTGCCAGAGGCGATGGACTTTTTGGTGAATGGGATCTTTGAGATCGCAGGTCGTCCCATCTATCACCATGTATACATCCGAGGCGAGTGCTACGAAATCATCCCTAAATCAAAAGGCTTCATGTGGCTCTACGAAGCCGCACTTCCCTACGTGGAAGCCATTTTCTACCGCACCTCTCCGTTTCGGGGCACGAAATCTTATAACGCTCAGGTGGGGCAAGTTCCCGAGCAGCAAAAAGAGTTTCACTACGGCATTTTATACGCCGATGTTTTCCCCGTTGGCACCGCTGGGATTCCTCCCACCCAGCTCATGCAGGATATGCTCCATTTCTTGCCCGACTATCTGGTGGACTACTATCAGCAGCACTGTCGCGGCGACGACGATACCCTGATTCAGTTGGGTATTAGCTTTCAGCGATCGATGTACACCGTTACCTCCGCTGTTATTCAGGCGCTACGGTGTGCGCTGCTGTATCCCCTTGATGATCCGAACCCCAAGCATCTAGAGGCCAACCGCGCGTTTTTTGAAGCGCAAATGGATCGTTTCAAGCGGTCTGAAGCCCGCCTTAGAGACATTCAAACAGCTCAATATCGCTAG
- a CDS encoding endonuclease domain-containing protein, whose protein sequence is METQLLMDKSYDRIRGTTPETELAARRLRNRLTPAEAKLWQALKNRKLGGLRFRCQHPIGRFIVDFYCPSCQLVVEIDGGVHQQQQDYDEARTEHLERYGYTVIRFSNKAVEQNLQTVLATIHNQASTQ, encoded by the coding sequence ATGGAAACTCAGCTTTTGATGGATAAGTCTTACGACAGGATTCGCGGTACGACGCCAGAGACTGAGCTTGCAGCTCGTCGCCTGCGAAACAGACTCACGCCAGCAGAGGCTAAGTTATGGCAGGCTCTAAAAAATCGGAAACTAGGTGGGCTTCGATTTCGCTGTCAGCATCCCATTGGTCGTTTCATCGTCGACTTTTACTGCCCCTCTTGCCAACTAGTCGTAGAAATTGATGGCGGGGTTCATCAACAGCAACAGGATTATGACGAAGCCCGAACTGAGCATTTAGAAAGGTACGGCTACACAGTAATCCGCTTTAGCAATAAAGCCGTAGAGCAAAATCTCCAGACGGTCTTAGCGACTATTCACAACCAAGCATCAACCCAATAA
- a CDS encoding YIP1 family protein: MLNTFYTTLFRPRDSQGTAAISLMIGGLTVLVLALNTAGVFHAGTSGLMLILLLFVLAGGLGCYWLATSLHFCAQLLGGQGTSGQTFQAVVRGLWPLLLSGSAIASKHLSPTLGSLFTLGILIGTLITLAGSVRQVHQLSWVQAAVGLSLTLGVSGLALLGLILWPLMLVGGL; encoded by the coding sequence ATGTTGAATACGTTCTATACAACCCTCTTTAGACCCAGAGACAGTCAGGGAACGGCTGCTATCAGCCTGATGATTGGCGGCCTGACGGTCCTGGTTCTGGCGCTCAATACTGCGGGTGTCTTCCATGCTGGAACCTCTGGGTTGATGCTCATTCTGCTGCTGTTTGTGTTGGCGGGGGGGCTGGGCTGCTATTGGTTAGCAACGTCGCTACATTTCTGCGCTCAGCTTTTGGGCGGTCAGGGAACCAGCGGACAGACTTTTCAGGCGGTTGTTCGAGGGCTGTGGCCGCTGCTGTTGTCAGGAAGTGCGATCGCATCCAAGCATCTCTCCCCCACCCTCGGTAGCCTCTTTACCCTCGGCATTCTAATCGGCACATTGATTACCTTGGCTGGCTCGGTGCGTCAAGTTCATCAGCTTAGTTGGGTGCAGGCTGCGGTGGGCTTGTCTCTCACGCTAGGAGTCTCTGGTCTGGCTCTTCTGGGCCTGATCCTATGGCCCCTAATGCTGGTCGGTGGACTCTAG